The genomic region GCTGAGCGCCCAGCTCGGCCCGAAGCCGGGGTCGGTACAGGGTCCGCTGACCGCCTTCGTCAACCAGGCCGCCGACACGTTCGACGGCAACGGTGACTCATTCCGGCAAGCCCTGCGCGAACTCTCTCAGACGGCGGGCCGCCTCGGTGACTCGCGCACCGACCTGTTCGGCACCATCCGAAACCTGCAGGTGTTGGTCGACGCGCTGTCCAACAGCAACGAGCAGATCGTGCAGTTCTCCGACCATGTCGCATCCGTGTCGCAGGTGCTGGCCGACAGCACCGCCGACCTCGATTCCACGCTGGGCACGCTGAACCAGGCGCTCGTCGATGTTCGCGGCTTCCTCAACGAGAGCAACAGTGCGCTGATCGATCAGGTCAACAAGCTCACCGACTTCACCAGCATCCTGACCGAGCGCAGTGAGGACATCGAGCAGATTTTGCACATCACGCCCAACGGCCTGTCGAACTTCTACAACATCTACAACCCGGCACAGGGCACCGTTGTCGGCCTGCTCACGCTGCCCAACTTCGCCAACCCGGTGCAGTTCATCTGCGGCGGCACTTTCGAGGTCTCCTCGTCACCCGACAATTACAAGCGCACCGAGATCTGCCGCCAGCGCATGGGCCCGGTGTTCAAGCGCATCGCGATGAACTACCCGCCGCTGATGTTCCATCCGATCAACAGCATCACCGCCTACAAGGGCCAGGTCATCTACGACACCCCGGCGACCGAGGCGAAGGCCGAAACCCCAGTGCCGTATCTGCAGTGGCAGCCTGCGCCGGGCGTCACGCCACCGCAGTTGTCGGGCAACACGGATCTCAGCTCGCTGATGGTGCCGCCCGCACCGGATGCCGCGCCAGGGGAGTCGTCGCCGCCCGCGGCCTCGCATGCCGGTGGCCCGGCCGCCGGGTTGCCCGCGGAGGCACCGCTGCCGGCTGCCGATGTGAATGCGACCGAGCCTGCGCCCGTGAACGCGCCGGTCGCTCCCATCCCGATGCCGGCCCCACTGCCCGGTGGAGGTGCCCCGTGATCCGCAGGGTGATCGCACTGCCGGCGTTGGCGGCGGTGCTGGCAGGCTGCTCGTTCGGCGGGCTCAACTCGCTGAACATGCCGGGCACCGCCGGCCATGGCGCGGGGTCCTACAAGATCACCGTCGAGCTGCCCGATGTCGCGACGCTCCCGCAGAACTCGCCGGTCATGATCGACGACGTCACTGTCGGCAGTGTCTCCCGCATCGGGGCGGTGCAGCGCTCGGACGGCACGTTCTATGCGGCGGTGCAACTTTCGCTGGACGGCGATGTCGAGCTGCCCGCGAACGTCACTGCGACGGTGGCACAGACGTCGTTGCTGGGCTCACAGCACGTCGAGTTGGCCGAGCCCGTCGGTCAACCCGGTGTCGGTCAGCTGACGAACGGCTCGACCATTCCGCTCGAGCGCATCGGCCGCTATCCGACCACCGAGGAAGTGCTGTCGGCGCTGGGCGTCGTGGTGAACAAGGGTAATCTCGGTGCGCTGCAAGACATTACGGACGAGATGTACAACGCCATCGCCGGGCGTGACGGTACCTTCACCGACCTGATCCCCCGGCTCGCCGAGCTGACGAGCTCACTGGACCGGCAGACCAACGACATCATCGCCGCGATGGAGGGGCTCGATCGGTTCGCCGGCATCCTGGCGCGCAGCAGGGACGGGTTGGGACGCACGCTGGACCGCCTGCCCGCGGCGTTGCAGGTGCTCAACGACAATCGGGCCAACATCGTCGACGCGTTCGGCGCGTTGCAGACCTTCGCCACCATCGCGTCGCGGATCCTGGAGCAGACCAAGGACGACTTCGCCGCTGACTTCACGGACCTGTACCCGGTGATCAAGGCGTTCAACGACAACGCCGACTACTTCATCAAGGACCTGGAACTGCTGCCGACCTTCCCGTTCCACTACGAGTACCTGAAGAACGCGGTGCGCGGCGATTATTTGAACGTGTACGTCACCTTCGACCTGACGCTGCGGCGCTTAGGTGAGTCGATCTTCACGACCTCGTGGGGCCTGGATCCGAACATGAAGCGGATGCACGACGTGATCACCCCGCCGGACTTCATGACCGGATCGCTGGCGAACCTGTCCGGACAGGCCGCGGATCCGTTCGAGATACCCGCAGGTACGGCGACGCAGCACGGGGAGGGGCCCTAGATGCTGACCCGCCTCACCAAATTCCAGCTGGCGATCTTCGCGATCGTCACGGTGCTCACCGTCAGCGCGATCTCGATCTTCTACCTGAAGTTGCCGGCCGCCGTCGGTATCGGCGCCTATCACGTCAGCGCCAACTTCGTTGCCGGCGGCGGTATCTACGAAAACGCCAACGTCACCTACCGGGGCGTGACCATCGGGCGAGTGACCTCGGTGGGTCTCGACAAAGACAGCATCGTGGCCGACATGCGGCTCAACAGTGGAACGCCGGTGCCCGAGAACGTCACTGCCACCGTCAGGAGCGTCTCGGCCATCGGCGAGCAGTACATCGACCTGGTACCTCCCGAGGATCCGGCGCAATCGACGCTGCGCGAGGGGGACAACATCGGCGTGGGCAGCACGGCGATCGGACAGGACATCGCCGGCCTGCTGCGCGAGGCCGACGCTTTGCTGAGCAGCGTCGGTGACAGCCGCATCCAGGAGTTGCTGCGCGAGGCGTTCACGGCGTTCAACGGGTCCGGTCCCGAGCTGGCCAGGCTGATCCAGTCGTCGCGGCTGCTGGTCGACGAGGCCAACGCGAACTACGGGCAGACGACGCAGTTGATCGATCAGGTCGGGCCGTTCCTCGAAGCGCAGATCCGCAGCGGTGACGACATCCGGTCGCTGGCCGATGGCCTGGCGCGGCTGACGACGCAGGTGGCCAACGCCGACCCGCACCTGCGCACCACTCTGCAGACCATTCCGGGCACCACAGCCGAGGCCAATGAATTGTTCAGCGGCATTCGGCCGTCGTTTCCTGTGCTGGCAGCCAACCTCGCCAATTTCGGGCGCATCGGCGTCATCTACCGCAAGTCGTTGGAGCACTCGCTGGTGGTGTTCCCGGCGTTGATTGCCGCGTTGAATACCGTCGCAG from Mycobacterium sp. IDR2000157661 harbors:
- a CDS encoding MCE family protein, whose protein sequence is MLTRLTKFQLAIFAIVTVLTVSAISIFYLKLPAAVGIGAYHVSANFVAGGGIYENANVTYRGVTIGRVTSVGLDKDSIVADMRLNSGTPVPENVTATVRSVSAIGEQYIDLVPPEDPAQSTLREGDNIGVGSTAIGQDIAGLLREADALLSSVGDSRIQELLREAFTAFNGSGPELARLIQSSRLLVDEANANYGQTTQLIDQVGPFLEAQIRSGDDIRSLADGLARLTTQVANADPHLRTTLQTIPGTTAEANELFSGIRPSFPVLAANLANFGRIGVIYRKSLEHSLVVFPALIAALNTVAGGVPADEGGKLDFKIYLQDPPGCSTGFVPATEIRSPADETLRNLPNDLYCKVPQNDPSVVRGARNYPCQEFPGKRAPTVALCRDPRGYVPIGNNPWRGAPVPVGTPMDVMEDDTPEDGRNILPPNKFPYIPPQVDPDPGPPAVQLPPGVPQGPGPAPHAPFPLPVPPNEVPPTLPPAWPFFAPPDHVVPPYARTPPPAPAGSVPPPPGVAPAPPPAEGPPLPAEAPPMAAGTGMGPTIATYDQNGRFVDPEGGSGVIAAATDKLAPAENWVDLMLAPRQA
- a CDS encoding MCE family protein → MTQATSTSDRGRWLRVAVMVALVVTLIVAVLLVMPSRSGTKLTAYFTSAVGLYPGDDVRIVGVPVGTIDSIEPRPTDVKVTMTVEDGVEVAADAKALVVSPNLVAARFIQLTPAYTGGPKMADGGEIGMNRTAVPVEWDEVTEQLTQLSAQLGPKPGSVQGPLTAFVNQAADTFDGNGDSFRQALRELSQTAGRLGDSRTDLFGTIRNLQVLVDALSNSNEQIVQFSDHVASVSQVLADSTADLDSTLGTLNQALVDVRGFLNESNSALIDQVNKLTDFTSILTERSEDIEQILHITPNGLSNFYNIYNPAQGTVVGLLTLPNFANPVQFICGGTFEVSSSPDNYKRTEICRQRMGPVFKRIAMNYPPLMFHPINSITAYKGQVIYDTPATEAKAETPVPYLQWQPAPGVTPPQLSGNTDLSSLMVPPAPDAAPGESSPPAASHAGGPAAGLPAEAPLPAADVNATEPAPVNAPVAPIPMPAPLPGGGAP
- a CDS encoding MCE family protein; its protein translation is MIRRVIALPALAAVLAGCSFGGLNSLNMPGTAGHGAGSYKITVELPDVATLPQNSPVMIDDVTVGSVSRIGAVQRSDGTFYAAVQLSLDGDVELPANVTATVAQTSLLGSQHVELAEPVGQPGVGQLTNGSTIPLERIGRYPTTEEVLSALGVVVNKGNLGALQDITDEMYNAIAGRDGTFTDLIPRLAELTSSLDRQTNDIIAAMEGLDRFAGILARSRDGLGRTLDRLPAALQVLNDNRANIVDAFGALQTFATIASRILEQTKDDFAADFTDLYPVIKAFNDNADYFIKDLELLPTFPFHYEYLKNAVRGDYLNVYVTFDLTLRRLGESIFTTSWGLDPNMKRMHDVITPPDFMTGSLANLSGQAADPFEIPAGTATQHGEGP